TGGTGCAGACGCAGCCGGTACACCAGCAGGTACCGTCCGGCGTGTTGGCGGCGTGTGTCTGCCCAGCCGCGTTCGATGTCGAGGTGGCGGCGAAGCTGGTCGATCTGCTGACGGAGGTGCTGCGCCTCGCTCATGTGCATCTGGTGTCGCTCGTAGTACTTGTGGCAGGTCAGCGCTCCCGCAGCACCAAACACAACAACCACTGCGGCGAGGAACCCCTGAATCGCTGCAGGCTGGACGACGACACTGGCGACCCCCGCGGCGGCGCACGCTGCCACGATCAGCGCGCTGAGCACTGCACGTTGGTTCTCACTCTGGCGCGCCTGGTTGCGCTGCTCCTGCCACAGCCGCAATAGAATCGTCACGTCATCAGGAAAATCGTTGACCTGCTGGGATGAGGTGGGAACCTTCGGTAGCTCCGAAGATGCGGGTGCGGCGGCGCGCGACTCGCGGGCGAGATCACGGACGCGTTCCCAGCGTGGCAACCATGTCTCGGGGGCGTCGCCACAGGCCTCAACAAACGCCTTTACCGTGTCCCAGCTGGGTACATGATCGCCGCCGGCGGCCTCCGCGAGGGCGGTACGTGACCTGCCCGTACGTCGTGCCATCTGCAGATACTTCGGTGAACCGGCCTTCTCCCGCAGCAGCCGCAACTCCTGCGCGAACTCGGCGATCAGCCCGCCTTCCGGTTGCAGCGGACGTTCTGGCCGAGGCACAGATCCAGTCTAGCCGCTCACCTCGACGCGGCAACGCATCGAATGAGTCGAAGGGCCGACAATCGATGGGTAGACTACGACCGCCCGACGGCTGGGATGGCGGGCCTAAACATTCCTCACCGTCCGGTGCTTCTGAGCCGATGGGCCACTCAAAGAATCGGACATGGCCGACCCCGCGCGGTCCTCGAAGTCAGCGCGCCCGACTCGGATCGGCGCCATAGACCGGGTCGCCAGTCACCCGGCCGAACCATGCCCTTCAAGGGCAATAGTGGCTAAGGGACTGGTATGGCAGCGCCGGGCGGGCACGAGCCCGCCCGGCGGAGATGGTTCAGCCGATCGCTTCGGTCCAGTGGCCGGTGACCACCGTCCAGGCCGGGCAGGACACGTCCGTTCGGCCGGAGCCGTAGAACCAGCTCGAGGTGCGGGACTGGCCCCACGTGCAGGTGACGACCAACCGCCACCTGGTCGGCGAGGTCACGCCTTCGCAGGACCCCCAGGCGACCCTGCCGTCGCCCCAGCTGTTGACTCCGCTACCGCACCACGTGTAGCCGGCGTGCGCCGGTGTGCCTGTGGTGATCGGCGCGATGATCGCGGCACCCAGGGCTGCCGCGATCGCGGCGAACACGCGTCCCATGTGAAGTCTGCCCCGGGTGGAGCGCGCCGGTCGCTCGGTCGGGCAGTTCTGGCTCTGGCGTACTCGACGTGGAAGGTGCATGTCGTTACTCCTGTCGGAGACGGGATCGGACCCGGCAAGGTCAACGCCGACTGGCCCGTTGGCGATGAACGGGACTGAGCATGGTCGGAAGACGCTGCTGAATCGTCGGCGACGGTCTATTCGCTAGGCGACGGCTTTGCTGCCGTGATCACCACACTTCGGAGCGGGATTTCACGGATGGGCCGGTCGACCAGGCGGCTACGGCGGACGGCTTGCGCCCAACGTCAACCCGACACATACGACAAGACCCACCGAGAGTTCCTGACAGACATCGAGGTGTCCGGCCGATAGGGGCCACTCAGACAGCCAGGGCGGCTCCCGATCTTCTGCAGGAGCCGACGGCGCGCCGGCTGCGATACTTGCTCGGTGCCCACCGACCACGCGTCCGCCACCGAATCAAGCCTGGCAAGCCGCATGGTGAACCGCCACAGCAGGCCACCAGCTTGATGCTGTCGAACGAGCCGATC
Above is a window of Verrucosispora sp. NA02020 DNA encoding:
- a CDS encoding helix-turn-helix transcriptional regulator is translated as MPRPERPLQPEGGLIAEFAQELRLLREKAGSPKYLQMARRTGRSRTALAEAAGGDHVPSWDTVKAFVEACGDAPETWLPRWERVRDLARESRAAAPASSELPKVPTSSQQVNDFPDDVTILLRLWQEQRNQARQSENQRAVLSALIVAACAAAGVASVVVQPAAIQGFLAAVVVVFGAAGALTCHKYYERHQMHMSEAQHLRQQIDQLRRHLDIERGWADTRRQHAGRYLLVYRLRLHHLWVFVHLVLAVVGVVLLAWVASKR